Proteins from a single region of Harpia harpyja isolate bHarHar1 chromosome 14, bHarHar1 primary haplotype, whole genome shotgun sequence:
- the LOC128150665 gene encoding uncharacterized protein LOC128150665, whose product MSGAGAEEAQGAHANWQRATRPSLPREAPAQGTVRTVGRGRERGNRSWWRTEPETSNGRQDPLLQHPLKFQEPRPRSAACRPPRAAREAAERRQRPGRACVPVAGPAPRPPHPSGVAPAALTGGGPRACPGPRPRGLLTPSGGGRAAPRRLFAFSHRALSASEAPAAHHSSLSFNSFLVVSRVNTELAMDLEAVVWPSLESCVLHWAHPYERDWRVQRRATEVKKGLEHLTYKARLSALGLFVLGKSRLRGISSMSETLEV is encoded by the exons ATGTCAGGAGCAGGGGCCGAGGAAGCGCAGGGAGCGCACGCCAACTGGCAGCGGGCGACGCGGCCGAGCCTGCCGAGGGAAGCGCCCGCCCAAGGGACTGTCAGGACGGTGGGGAGGGGACGGGAACGGGGAAACCGCAGCTGGTGGAGGACCGAACCGGAGACTTCGAACGGCAGGCAGGACCCGCTGCTTCAACACCCGTTAAAGTTTCAGGAGCCCC GGCCGCGGTCCGCGGCCTGCCGTCCTCCCCGGGCGGCGAGGGAGGCGGCGGAGCGTCGCCAGCGGCCCGGCCGGGCGTGTGTCCCGgtggccgggccggccccgcgcccgcctcaCCCCTCAGGGGTGGCTCCCGCCGCCCTGACAGGAGGCGGCCCGCGGGCCTGTCCCGGCCCGCGGCCCCGCGGGCTCCTCACGCCTTCCggggggggccgcgccgcgccgcgccgtttATTCGCGTTTTCTCACCGAGCCCTGTCTGCTAGCGAGGCACCCGCTGCTCATCACTCCTCCTTGTCCTTTAACTCCTTCCTCGTCGTCTCCCGCGTCAACACTGAG TTAGCGATGGATTTGGAAGCGGTGGTGTGGCCATCCCTGGAGAGCTGCGTCCTGCACTGGGCTCACCCCTACGAGAGAGACTGGAGAGTCCAACGAAGGGCCACCGAGGTGaagaagggactggagcatctcacctATAAGGCAAGGCTGTCAGCGCTGGGACTGTTCGTCCTGGGAAAGagcaggctcagggggatctcatcgatgtct GAAACACTGGAGGTGTGA